A portion of the Syntrophus gentianae genome contains these proteins:
- a CDS encoding efflux RND transporter periplasmic adaptor subunit — protein sequence MKKFIACLAAAAFLMFGSLFTACSKTSPDATKTKAEKERLVPVTVTPAILKEVPIEIKTFGNVQARSSVQVKSEVDGILAKVHFRKGRNIRRGDLLFTIDPRSYQAALDQAKANLVRDRALEENALVNAARFQELFKRGLISRSDNDKARADAAALSATVRGNRAAIASASLQVERCSIRSPINGKAGDLLTHEGTLIKANDVPMVAINQIQPIEVFFSVSQAELPEIRSAMTQGILKVKAGLPQDSNPPEEGELFFIDNAIDKGTGTVRLAGIFSNDREVLWPGQYVSVTLVLGIRKDALVVPAVAIQTGQEGKFVFVVKEGDTVEVRPVMVQMTSGTEAVIEKGLQAGERVVTDGQLGLVPGARIKIKTAAGVTGKMPGGRS from the coding sequence ATGAAAAAGTTTATTGCCTGCCTGGCTGCCGCCGCCTTCTTAATGTTCGGCAGTCTGTTTACAGCCTGTTCGAAAACATCCCCGGATGCGACAAAGACAAAAGCCGAGAAAGAGCGATTGGTTCCCGTAACGGTTACCCCTGCGATCCTTAAAGAAGTCCCGATAGAAATCAAGACATTCGGAAATGTCCAGGCCCGCTCAAGTGTCCAGGTCAAGTCGGAAGTCGATGGTATTCTCGCCAAAGTTCACTTCCGCAAGGGGCGGAATATCAGGCGGGGCGATCTCCTTTTCACCATCGATCCTCGCTCCTATCAGGCGGCATTGGATCAGGCGAAGGCCAATCTTGTTCGCGACAGGGCACTGGAAGAGAATGCCCTGGTCAATGCGGCGCGGTTTCAGGAACTTTTCAAGCGGGGATTGATTTCCCGGAGTGACAACGACAAGGCCCGGGCCGACGCCGCTGCCCTGTCGGCAACCGTCCGGGGCAACAGGGCCGCCATAGCCAGTGCCAGCCTTCAAGTGGAACGCTGTTCCATCCGTAGCCCGATCAACGGCAAGGCTGGGGATCTCCTCACTCATGAAGGAACGCTCATCAAGGCCAATGACGTTCCCATGGTTGCCATCAATCAGATCCAGCCCATCGAGGTCTTTTTCAGTGTCTCCCAGGCGGAGCTTCCCGAAATCCGCAGCGCCATGACTCAAGGAATTCTGAAAGTCAAAGCCGGCTTGCCGCAGGACAGCAACCCTCCGGAGGAGGGAGAACTTTTTTTCATCGACAATGCAATCGATAAGGGCACCGGAACGGTTCGGCTTGCAGGGATATTCAGCAATGACCGGGAAGTGCTCTGGCCCGGTCAGTATGTCAGTGTCACTCTGGTCCTGGGCATCCGGAAAGACGCCCTCGTCGTGCCGGCTGTTGCCATCCAGACAGGTCAGGAAGGGAAATTCGTCTTTGTCGTCAAGGAGGGCGATACGGTTGAGGTCCGCCCAGTTATGGTCCAGATGACCTCAGGGACGGAGGCGGTGATTGAAAAGGGCTTGCAGGCCGGCGAGCGGGTTGTTACCGATGGTCAGCTTGGCCTCGTTCCCGGCGCCAGAATAAAGATCAAGACGGCCGCTGGAGTGACCGGCAAAATGCCGGGAGGGCGTTCGTGA
- the rsmB gene encoding 16S rRNA (cytosine(967)-C(5))-methyltransferase RsmB, whose product MATSSPPTRSLAEMKPSPRSLAVDLLDRIDRTGAFAEPLLDACLGGHVLRSAPDRHLLTSLVYGALRMRGHLDWIIQQLYKGNFASMQDGIKNILRTALYQFLFLERIPVFALVNEAVELTKQRYPGRENLVNALLRNAVRRAENNDFSYPDFRKDPEGHIAILHSHPPWLVRRWIKIYGPERALSLCRANNQVPPVAVRVNTLKTTRPTLKGLLEEEGFSVTESPFSPDGLLITGSSDALRSSAASRQGLFILQDEASQLIARLAAPEGGEEILDLCCGTGVKTTHLAARMKNTGRILAVDLYPAKLEALDRLSAKMGISIVNTLQADASKEWGEAFREKFDRILVDAPCSGLGTLRRNPEIKWRLMPQELPSYSRLQGHIMERATALLHRGGRLVYSTCTMLPEENELLIGKFLSRHDEFSINRSPGISVPASTRIGEDGFFRTAPDTSGMDGFFAAILVKH is encoded by the coding sequence GTGGCTACAAGCTCTCCCCCGACACGATCCTTGGCTGAGATGAAACCCTCTCCCCGCAGTCTGGCCGTCGATCTACTGGATCGCATCGACAGAACAGGCGCTTTCGCAGAGCCGCTTCTCGATGCCTGTCTCGGCGGTCACGTCCTTCGTAGCGCCCCGGACCGCCACCTCCTGACCTCTCTGGTCTACGGCGCATTAAGGATGAGAGGCCACCTGGACTGGATCATCCAGCAGCTTTACAAGGGGAATTTCGCCTCCATGCAGGATGGGATCAAAAACATTCTGAGGACGGCCCTGTACCAATTTCTGTTCCTGGAAAGGATTCCCGTTTTTGCCCTCGTCAATGAAGCCGTTGAATTGACCAAACAGCGTTATCCCGGCCGGGAAAACCTGGTCAACGCCCTGCTGAGAAACGCCGTGCGCAGAGCGGAGAACAACGACTTTTCCTATCCTGATTTCAGGAAGGACCCCGAAGGACATATCGCCATTCTGCATTCCCACCCTCCCTGGCTGGTGCGCCGCTGGATCAAGATTTACGGTCCGGAGCGGGCCCTTTCCCTCTGCAGGGCCAACAATCAGGTCCCGCCGGTCGCCGTTCGAGTCAATACGCTGAAAACGACACGACCCACTTTAAAGGGATTATTGGAAGAGGAAGGATTCTCCGTGACCGAATCGCCTTTCTCCCCCGACGGGTTGCTGATTACCGGTTCGTCCGATGCCCTCCGCTCATCTGCCGCGAGCCGCCAGGGACTCTTTATTCTCCAGGACGAGGCCTCCCAGTTGATCGCTCGCCTTGCCGCACCGGAAGGAGGAGAGGAAATCCTTGATCTTTGCTGCGGCACCGGGGTCAAGACGACCCATCTGGCCGCCCGGATGAAAAATACAGGGCGCATCCTGGCCGTGGATCTTTATCCGGCAAAGCTCGAAGCCCTGGATCGCCTGAGCGCAAAGATGGGCATTTCCATCGTGAATACGCTCCAGGCGGACGCCTCGAAAGAATGGGGAGAAGCGTTCCGGGAAAAATTCGACCGCATTCTCGTCGACGCACCCTGCTCAGGCCTGGGAACCCTGCGCAGAAATCCGGAAATCAAATGGCGTCTGATGCCGCAGGAACTTCCATCCTATTCCCGCCTTCAGGGGCACATTATGGAGCGCGCCACCGCTCTTCTTCACCGCGGTGGCCGCCTGGTTTACAGCACCTGCACAATGCTTCCCGAAGAAAACGAGCTTCTCATCGGCAAATTTCTCTCCCGCCATGATGAGTTTTCTATAAATCGAAGTCCCGGGATTTCTGTTCCTGCCTCTACACGGATCGGCGAAGACGGCTTCTTCCGGACGGCTCCCGACACCTCCGGCATGGATGGATTCTTTGCAGCCATCCTGGTCAAACATTGA
- a CDS encoding efflux RND transporter permease subunit — protein sequence MNLSEPFIRRPVMTLLCMLSIVLAGLIAYSLLPVSDLPTVDFPTISVSASLPGANPETMASTVATPLEKEFTTIAGVDSMISTSSQGSTRITLQFDLNRDIDAAAQDVQSAISRAARRLPEDLPTPPSFRKVNPADQPILYLALTSPTLPMYVLNEYGETQLAQQISRVNGVAQVSVYGSQKYAVRIELDPYALASRGIGIDEISSVISNYNVNNPLGTLSGPQTLATLQSENQLTRASQYLPLVVAYRNGQPVRLQELGNVRDSVENDRVAAWFATPTTRSRAIILAIQRQPGTNTIQVADAVKSLLPAFREKLPASVSLVVLRDSSIPIKESARDVQFTLYLTLVLVVLVIFLFLRNLSATVIPSLTLPVSLIGTFAVMYLLDYSIDNLSLMALTLSVGFVVDDAIVMLENIVRHMEMGKPRLQAAYDGAREIGFTIVSMTLSLAAVFIPVLFMGGIVGRLFREFSVTIAVAVLVSGFVSLTLTPMLSSRFLHAPGREWHGRAYRFVETGFDAMLKFYSRTLLWVLSHGRATLIFSGIILTATAFLFYAIPKGFIPSEDRDQISVQTEAAQNISFDAMVQHQLALLDIVQKDPNVSRFMCNVASGGGQSATNTGNLFLVLKPRRDRVLSADQVIEELRPKLASVPGIKAFPTNPPPINIGGRTTRSLYQVTFQGIDTNELFRYAAKMEEQMRRMTELQDVSSDLQLKNPQVHVDIDRDQAFILNVTPMQVEDALYSAYGSRQISTIYTPNNDYQVILELLPQYKTDPSVLSMLHIRSSTGQLVPLKAITTLREDVGPLSISHSGQLPSVTISFNLKPGISLGQAVEKIQAISAASMPSGMTYEFQGTAKAFQSSLASMGILLLLAIVVIYIVLGILYESLYHPVTILSALPFAGFGALLTLMAFRSELSIYAFVGIVMLVGLVKKNGIMMVDFAIEAQRKEGKNPNDAIYEACLIRFRPIMMTTMAALMAGLPIALGFGAGAEARRPLGLAVVGGLLFSQTLTLYVTPVFYVYMERLRARITGYIRKKD from the coding sequence GTGAACCTTTCGGAACCGTTCATCCGCCGTCCCGTCATGACGCTGCTGTGTATGCTGAGCATCGTCCTTGCCGGACTGATCGCTTATTCTCTCCTGCCGGTGAGCGATCTGCCGACGGTGGACTTCCCCACGATCAGCGTGAGCGCCTCGCTGCCCGGTGCAAACCCGGAAACCATGGCCTCCACTGTGGCCACACCCCTGGAAAAGGAGTTTACGACCATCGCCGGGGTCGACTCCATGATCTCCACCAGCTCCCAGGGTTCGACGCGGATTACCCTGCAATTTGATCTCAATCGCGATATCGATGCCGCTGCCCAGGATGTGCAGTCCGCCATTTCCCGTGCCGCCCGCCGTCTGCCGGAGGATCTGCCGACACCGCCGTCCTTCCGCAAGGTCAATCCCGCCGATCAGCCGATCCTCTATCTGGCTCTGACCAGTCCCACCCTTCCCATGTATGTTCTGAATGAATATGGGGAAACGCAACTGGCGCAGCAGATATCCCGGGTCAACGGCGTGGCCCAGGTCTCCGTCTACGGCTCGCAGAAGTATGCTGTCCGGATCGAACTGGACCCTTACGCCCTGGCTTCCCGGGGCATCGGCATCGACGAAATCTCCTCCGTGATCAGCAATTACAACGTCAACAATCCCCTGGGAACCCTAAGCGGCCCGCAGACCCTGGCCACACTCCAGTCCGAAAACCAACTCACCAGGGCCAGCCAGTATCTTCCTCTGGTCGTGGCCTATCGCAATGGCCAGCCCGTGCGCCTTCAGGAACTCGGGAATGTTCGGGACAGCGTCGAAAATGACAGGGTGGCGGCATGGTTCGCCACACCGACAACCCGCAGCCGGGCCATCATCCTGGCCATTCAGCGGCAGCCGGGGACCAATACGATCCAGGTCGCCGACGCCGTCAAGTCCCTGCTGCCCGCATTCCGTGAAAAGCTGCCCGCATCGGTATCCCTGGTGGTGCTGCGCGACAGCAGTATCCCCATCAAGGAATCGGCGAGGGATGTGCAGTTCACCCTGTACCTGACCCTGGTCCTCGTCGTTCTGGTCATCTTTCTCTTCCTGCGCAATCTCTCCGCAACGGTCATCCCGAGCCTGACCCTCCCCGTTTCCCTCATCGGAACCTTTGCCGTCATGTACCTCCTGGATTACAGCATCGACAACCTGTCCCTCATGGCCCTGACCCTTTCGGTGGGATTCGTCGTCGATGATGCCATCGTCATGCTGGAAAATATCGTCCGGCACATGGAGATGGGGAAACCCCGCCTGCAGGCTGCTTATGACGGGGCAAGGGAAATCGGCTTCACCATCGTGTCCATGACCCTCTCCCTGGCCGCCGTGTTCATCCCCGTCCTCTTCATGGGGGGGATCGTGGGGCGTCTCTTCCGCGAGTTTTCCGTGACCATCGCCGTGGCCGTTCTGGTCAGCGGCTTCGTTTCCCTGACTTTGACCCCCATGCTCTCCAGCCGGTTTCTGCACGCCCCGGGCAGAGAATGGCACGGCCGGGCCTACCGCTTCGTCGAGACGGGGTTTGATGCAATGCTCAAGTTTTACAGCCGGACCCTGCTTTGGGTTTTATCCCATGGACGTGCGACTCTGATCTTTTCCGGCATTATCCTTACCGCAACAGCCTTTTTGTTTTACGCCATTCCCAAGGGCTTCATCCCTTCTGAAGACCGGGACCAGATTTCGGTGCAGACGGAGGCGGCGCAGAACATCTCCTTCGATGCCATGGTGCAGCACCAGCTGGCGCTCCTCGATATCGTGCAGAAAGATCCCAACGTCTCCCGCTTCATGTGCAACGTGGCCTCAGGCGGCGGCCAGAGCGCCACGAATACCGGAAACCTTTTTCTCGTTCTCAAACCCCGCCGGGATAGAGTCCTCTCCGCGGATCAGGTCATCGAGGAACTCCGGCCGAAGCTCGCCTCCGTGCCCGGCATCAAGGCCTTTCCAACCAACCCTCCCCCGATCAACATCGGAGGCCGCACGACCAGAAGCCTTTATCAGGTGACGTTTCAGGGGATCGATACGAATGAGCTGTTCAGATACGCTGCCAAAATGGAAGAGCAGATGCGCCGGATGACGGAACTGCAGGATGTCAGCAGCGACCTGCAGTTGAAGAATCCGCAAGTGCATGTCGATATCGACCGCGATCAGGCGTTCATCCTGAACGTCACACCGATGCAGGTCGAGGACGCCCTTTACAGCGCCTACGGATCACGCCAGATTTCGACGATTTACACCCCGAACAACGATTATCAGGTCATCCTGGAGCTCCTGCCCCAGTACAAGACCGATCCTTCCGTGCTGTCCATGCTTCACATCCGCTCCTCCACGGGGCAGCTGGTTCCCCTGAAGGCCATCACGACGCTCCGCGAAGACGTCGGCCCGCTGTCCATCAGCCATTCAGGACAGCTGCCCTCCGTGACGATCTCCTTCAACCTCAAGCCCGGCATCTCGCTCGGTCAGGCGGTGGAAAAGATCCAGGCCATATCGGCCGCCTCCATGCCCTCGGGGATGACTTACGAGTTCCAGGGGACCGCCAAAGCCTTCCAGTCTTCCCTTGCCAGCATGGGAATCCTGCTGCTGCTGGCCATTGTGGTAATCTATATTGTCCTGGGCATTCTGTATGAGAGTCTCTACCATCCCGTCACCATTCTGTCCGCCCTTCCTTTCGCCGGTTTCGGGGCGCTGCTGACCCTGATGGCCTTCCGTTCCGAGCTGTCAATCTATGCCTTCGTGGGGATTGTCATGTTGGTCGGACTTGTCAAGAAAAACGGAATCATGATGGTGGACTTCGCCATCGAGGCCCAACGGAAAGAGGGGAAGAATCCCAACGACGCCATCTACGAGGCCTGTCTGATCCGTTTCCGGCCGATCATGATGACCACGATGGCCGCCCTCATGGCCGGTCTGCCCATCGCCCTCGGATTCGGCGCGGGCGCGGAAGCCCGCCGCCCTCTGGGACTGGCCGTCGTCGGCGGGCTTCTCTTCTCGCAGACGCTGACCCTGTACGTTACGCCGGTATTCTATGTCTATATGGAAAGATTGCGGGCCCGGATCACCGGTTATATCCGGAAAAAGGATTAA